Part of the Quercus lobata isolate SW786 chromosome 6, ValleyOak3.0 Primary Assembly, whole genome shotgun sequence genome, ttctatttaaataaatgtttgaaggaaatatatatatatatatatatatatatatatatatatatttatatatatctttttaatttcagtgATAAAACTTTTTGTGCATTAATAACATTAAAATGAAGATGGAAAAGCATATGACCAAATCAATACCTATCAATTGAGTGTGTAGCATGtctagtttaattatttattacaaaaattcaaccaaaacacATAGAATAATAAATCACTCTATCAATATTCTAAGTTCTAACACAAATTGCTATAGTGCTGTGAGACTCAAGTTCAATTGTGTTTTCTTTAGCTGTGTGCCTTGGTGGTTCATGAGTTCTTACATCATGCATCACTATAGTGCTTTTTTTCATAATGCAGGATAAAAGGcctctaaaaactaaaattaccAGGTTATGATTCAGAGAGATGCTGGCAACAATCATGCATATCGTCAACATGTTGAGGGATGACTAGTAAGCAATCAAGTATATATTCAATGCTCATATTTATTTGTGGAATTTATCcattctttacttgaaatcattaacacaatagaaataaatagtaacaactgtaaacaattttcagtaattAAATTATGCAGAGACAAAACTAATTatgataaggttacttacctcagCTAGCTCACCACAAAAACTTCTCTCCAACACTTTCTCTAAAATCTTTAGATTTCACCTAACAATTTACAAGTTCCATCTACTCaatattcataaaattcaagaaagacTTATAACGTATCAGAAAATCTCTCATAATTGTCTGCTTATCTCACACTTAAAACTCCACCTAatcataatattatatatatatatatatatatatatatatatattctcccACCACTTACAAGATTAAGCTAGCACCTAGGAGTAGTGTAGTACTATGTCACTCAAGGATGACATGGACGTGTACTACTCTTACTTTACAGTTTCCttcctcttcatttttttttttttttttccaattctatcAATTTGGGCACAGTTCCTTAAACAACCAACTATGCAGAAAGTTGACCTTAAACCTCACACCTAAAATCCACAACTTCCAGCTACTTATCGCATTGGagcatatatacataaaaattttagatgCTAAGCACAGAAAAATCTGCAGGTTGTAGCGTCCAATTTACCGAAATATAAATCTAAACTTTTCTTCGTTTGCATCATTAAAATCcttgaataaataaatagtttcaCCATTGATTAAAATACtcacataaataaaatattctaatTCTAAATAAAGTTTAGATTTGACAAGTAGAGATTTTTAGGCTCTTACCTCTATTGTGCAGTCAAATCTTCTCTACTTCAGTATTTTGGGTAGTCTTCTCCCTCAAAACATCTGTCAATATACGCTTAAAATTAGACTATATAaactagggtttcaaccttattttctaaaaacctcatagtaatattaattataaaagttgaccacataaataaatttacttaaagacctctcattttattttattttatttttttccggGTATTACAGGTAGCTCCATCATATCACTGCCAATGTCTGGTCGGCGGCTTGTGCTTCCACCGCAATTTGTCAGCCACACCTAGTacgtttgttttttctttttctttttctttctttctttcttttttctaggtATTGGTATTTAAATCTACAAAGAaccctctgttttttttttttttttttcatgagtgaatttctaggaattttttggtgtggtttaattttttggggTTGGGTTTCTGTGAGCTCTAGTCTAGTGAATGTGAGATTAAAAAGTGGCAACTTAATGTTATTAACGTGAAACTAATGGAAAGAACCAAAGCCACCAGAGAAAGGAGAGAGACGTGGAACCAAAGCCACCGTGACAAGTAGCTCCATCATATCACTGCCAATGTCTGGTCCGCGGCTTGTGCTTCCACCGCCATTTGTCAGCCACACCTAGTacgtttgttttttctttttctttttctttctttctttcttttttctaggtATTGGCATTTAAATCTACAAAGAgccctctgttttttttttttttttttttttccatgagtgaatttctaggaattttttggtgtggtttaattttttggggTTGGGTTTCTGTGAGCTCTAGTCTAGTGAATGTGAGATTAAAAAGTAGCAACTTAATGTTATTAACATGAAACTAATGGAAAAAACCAGAGCCACCGGAGAAAGGAGAGAGACGTGGAACCAGAGCCACCGTGACAGGTAGTCAATCATATCACTGCCAATGTCTGGTCGGCGGCTTGTGCTTCCACCGCCATTTGTCAGCCACACCTAGTacgtttgttttttctttttctttttctttatttctttcttttttctaggtATTGGTATTTAAATCTACAAAGAaccctctgttttttttttttttttttcatgagtgaattctaggaattttttggtgtggtttaattttttggggTTGGGTTTCTGTGAGCTCTAGTCTAATTTTGAGTATGCTACCTACAACTGTTTGATTAAATGCCTGAGAGAGATATCTAAGAAATTTAAGAAAACagagtaagtttttttttttttttttttcttcagttccAAAGTTTTTAGTTATTTCAAAACCCAACcccaaaaaattaaacccaACCCCAACCCTCGCTTGATCCACATTAGATCGTTTGGTGCCTACGGTCAATGAAATTTAAGAAAACAGAGTAAAGTTTTTTTCAGGCTTCTCCCTCTCGCTTTTGGTCTGACAGTCTGTAacttcactcttttttttttttttttttttttttttttttttttttcagttgagTATGCTACCTACACATTCACTAGACTAGAGCTCACAGAAACCCAAccccaaaaaattaaaccaaagcAAGAAATTCCTAGAAATTcactcatgaaaaaaaaaaaaaaaaaccacagaGGGTTCTTTGTAGATTTAAATACCAATAccagcaaaaaaagaaagaaagaaaaagaaaaaaaaaacgtactAGGTGTGGCTGACAAATGCGGTGGAAGCACAAGCCGCCGACCAGACATTGGCAGCGATATGATGGAGCTACCTGTCACGGTGGCTCTGGATCCACGTCTCTCTCCTTTCTCCGGTGTCTCTAGTTCTTTCCATTAGTTTCACGTTAATAACATTAAGTTTCATGTTAATAACATTAAGTTTCACGTCTCTCTACTTTTTAATCTCACGTGTATCTCACGTGATTTTACTCTGTTAGTTTTATAACTCTAAGCTAACAAAAGTATTGATTTGGCAATTGTGAATAGTTTAAGGAGTAAATTGGCCAATATAAAAGTTGAGAGGGTCTTTTAGCTGGTAGTTGAAAGTTTTGGGGGTGAATGAGCAtttttcccatatatatataaggacatCACACCCACCATTAGGGCTGTCCAATGGGCCAGGGACCCTACCAAACTGACTGAATCTAATCGAACCGAAGCCTAGCAGGTGGATCCGAATGGCCTAGTCGGTCGGATACGGGtctttttcctttgaaaacCAAAACTTTGGTTCGAGTGGCAAGTAAAAGGAATTGAGACCCGCATAAACCGACCTGATCGAAGTATATTGAAATGTGCTCCAAATTTCTCTCTCCCCCATATGTCTTCCTCTCATTGGTACAAAATCTACAGCCTTatcttcaaaaattaaatttatttcaacTCTCACCAATTTTTAGGCAAAATAATaaggtttaagatttttttttcccacgtCTCTTCCCCTCATTGGTAGAAAATCTACCACCTATCttccaaaattattattatttcatatcTCATTAGTTTCTAGGCAAGTTGTATACAATTATCTTGCACTTAGTATGAGAATTACAcgcaaaataaaaaacaaaaactcaaactaaaaatataaaatttgaatctctctctctctctctctctctctctctctcgttttcACTTTGCACTTTTCATGCTCTCTTTGGTCTCTAGACTCCTTTCTAGCAGCCTCTGTCATCACCATGTCACTACCTCACTTTCTTTCTATTCCAATCAAAATTGGTTAAGGCTTAGtacattttcttcctttctcatcttttttttttctctattttgagaTATGAGTTTATCGTTTGTTCAAATGACTTAAAACTCAAAGATTTATAGttattgatttgatttatttggTCATAGATTTAAGTTATCACTTAAAATTGAAacccaaactttaaaaaattgaaaccctaaCACATTTTTATTTCGTTTATctgatttgtgtttttattgatcatttgtttggttcatttattgataatttgtttGATTCATTTTGTTGCCTAATTTGTAGCCCAAACTCGCCAAACCAATGATTTTGACCCGCCCAACCGACCTGAAATGCCAGGTCCAACCCATATATTTGGTCCAATACGAGTCCAATTCTCAATCACCCGACTCAATCGGGTCAAGTATAGGTCAACTCCACACTCAATCTCCAACTCGACCTGTGAACAGCCCTACTCACCATGATCATAACTATGTATTacttggttttttaatttttcaccaTTTGTTCgtgaatataaaattaaataaatcattaatattaaaacacttaaaaataaatcattctcaaattatttataaaaataaaaaaataaaaaacctttatagcttttatttaaaaaaatgcacTTAATAAAACATATTCAACTATTAAATGGTTAGGTTTCTCAAAAAGCCgagaattttttaactcaactAGTTGGGATTTCCCGATATTTTCAATGGAAATATTCACGTTTAAATCCCCCAACCTCTAAgtatatatgatttataaataaaaagaaatttaaaagcttctcaaagaaaaatatttaattttttttattgtaggtAATATAAGatatcattttaaaaatctaaaaaagttaccataaaaacacaaaaatgtatATGTATTCGACCAAAAATGGTTAATGCTCTTGagataaattttagaaaatctaCCACATAAATACTAAGATAGGATAtcaactttctttcttttttttttttttctttttttttaagttactgattgcaaaatttgggaaataatattataataataataatttaattagtacTATCTTGATATTAATTAGgaatctaaaatttttgttaaaactatgttttgaaattttaagagttaaaaTAGTGTCCTTTTGAGCTGTAAAATAGTGATATTTTTAGtgttgaaattttgtttcaaaaatataatttaaagaaaaatattagatCCCAAGCAGCTTCATAATCATgctaatttaaataattattttaagttaaaatgcaaaaatacccctttagaatttcaattctttcttataacttCCTAAGGTTTCCGTATCTACTAAATCAACCTTGAGagtaatttttgttaatttctatgaaaaaaaaaatgttaccatCACATGACcactttaataaaaaaaaactcatgatTTACATTATGTGATAGTCACATGATTTTTCCGTTCATAAATGCTAATAAAAGTAAGTCCTAAAGgtcaatttaaagaatatgaaaattgaaacttcAAGGAGTGCTTTGACAACCAACCTAAAATCTAGAAGATGTTTTTGCAGTTATGCAATTACtttattaaagaaatttaatttttcaaatcattcaattgtcttgatttttatttggaaCAAGTTTGACTCCAAATACGATTGAAACTATCTTGTTCCGACCTATTATGTAGCAACTGAAgagattatttatatataattttagttatatgacTTTTctaacccccaaaaaaaaaatttgggagaCAAATAACACTTGCTAAAAATAAGATTCTAAAAAACgaaacacaataaaaaatagctaaaagTGAAGTAAAAAAAAGCTGGAGACACTATAATTTAGTAAtggtaatgattaaaaaaagaaaaagaaaaaaaaaaagacaatttcaACTTACCAACTAATTACACAGCTGACCCACCCAATCAAATGAGTCTGACCCACCCAACGTTAGTTCTAACTTCCCCTTTTCTATTTTAAACAATATGACACACTTTTTCACACAAAATGAGCCCGGTGACTCAGtcagacacacacacaaaaaccccGAGAAGCCAGTTTTCTAATTTTACCATTTTCCCCTAATTTCTCAGTTGAATAGAATTATTCAACTGTTAAATACTCCATGATCTTTACCCTAATTCTATCATCCACATCGCCAtactatatatgtatatatatatatacacacacattcacCATGACAATCTACATTCATTCATCATCACAGAAaaccttaattaattaattaattacttcttCTCATATATCACCCACCTTGACCATGACCATGACCATGAGGTCCACtagtctcttcttcttcttcttcctttccctcctctctctctcctctgccTCGAAGCATGACCAATCAACCTCTAACACCAATGCTGCACCTACACCTCCCTCTTCTATCCAACAACTCTGTAAAGCAGCTACTCGGTTCCCTGACCTATGCGTGAGCTCGTTATCCAATTCCAAACAACTCCCTCCAAACCCGACTCCTCTCCAGCTCATCTACTCATCACTCTCTGTCACCTTTGAAACTGCCCGTACAGTCCAATCAAAGGTGAACGACATTCGAAACTCCGCCGCAGGGGACCAAAACCTCACAAGAGCCGCGGACAACTGTCTTGAAGGTCTCAAAAGTTCACTATACCGGATCTCTATTACCACCAATGACTTTCTCCCACACGACAACCTCAAAAGCGCTAGAGCTTGGATGAGTGATTCTCTTCTTCACCATACCGGCTGCGCCTTAGGTCTCACGAAAGTAAACTACACGAAGTTGGTGACCGAGACGCTTTCGCTGGTGGGCTCGTTAACAAACATTACGAGCAACGCGTTGAGCCTGTTGTTTTCATATGATCATTTTGGAAACAACACCGCTTCGTGGATTCCGCCAAGGACCGAGCGTGATGGGTTTTGGGGGGCAATGAAGAAGTCTAGAATTGGAATTGCGGGGTTTAAAGGCGGGGTTCCAACAAACTTGGAGGTGGACGTGACGGTGAGTAAGGACGGAAGGAATCGGTCTTATAAGATGGTGCAGGATGCGGTGAACGCAGCGCCCAACAACACCGCTGATGGAAAGAGGTTTGTGATAAGAATTAAGGCAGGGATTTATGAGGAGATAGTAATAGTTCCGTTCGAGAAGAAGAATGTCGTGTTTTTGGGAGATGGAATAGGTAAAACCGTCATTACAGGCTCTTTGTATTCGGGCCTCAGGCCTAAGATTACTACCTCTAATAGTGTTACAGTTGGTAAGTCTCTCATAttaatttgatgatgattctaattaatgttttgattataaaattaattaattaattaattaatcatgtTGCTGGGCCCGGAGCAGCCGTTCTTGGCGATGGATTCATGGCCAGTGGTATCACATTCCAGAACACAGCCGGTGTTGATAAAGACAACCAATCCCACCAAGCAGTAGCCTTCAAATTAGGCAGTGATTTATCTGTCATTGAAAACTGTGAATTCCTAGGCAATCAAGATACTCTCTTTACTCAGTCACTCCGCCAATTCTACAAATCATGCCGCATCGTCGGCAACGtggattttgtttttggaaacgCTGCGGCTTTTTTCCAAGACTGCCAAATCATAGTCAAACGTCGGCAAGCTCCTATAGAAAAAGACAAACAGAATTACATGACTGCACATGGCAGAACAGACCCTGCCCAAACAACAGGTTatgttttttataattgtttgattaaCGGCACCGAGGAATACATGAAGTTGTACCATGGCCCTAGCAAACCTCAAAATCACAGCAATTACTTGGGGAGGCCATGGAAGGAGTACGCCAGAACAGTTTACATACAAAGCAGCTTACAAGACCTTGTTTCACCACAAGGCTGGGTGCCATGGAATTCCGGCGATTTTGCCTTGAAAACGCTTTATTTTGGGGAATTTCAGAATTCTGGACCGGGTTTTACTCCACCCCGAAG contains:
- the LOC115950873 gene encoding probable pectinesterase/pectinesterase inhibitor 51 — encoded protein: MTMTMRSTSLFFFFFLSLLSLSSASKHDQSTSNTNAAPTPPSSIQQLCKAATRFPDLCVSSLSNSKQLPPNPTPLQLIYSSLSVTFETARTVQSKVNDIRNSAAGDQNLTRAADNCLEGLKSSLYRISITTNDFLPHDNLKSARAWMSDSLLHHTGCALGLTKVNYTKLVTETLSLVGSLTNITSNALSLLFSYDHFGNNTASWIPPRTERDGFWGAMKKSRIGIAGFKGGVPTNLEVDVTVSKDGRNRSYKMVQDAVNAAPNNTADGKRFVIRIKAGIYEEIVIVPFEKKNVVFLGDGIGKTVITGSLYSGLRPKITTSNSVTVAVLGDGFMASGITFQNTAGVDKDNQSHQAVAFKLGSDLSVIENCEFLGNQDTLFTQSLRQFYKSCRIVGNVDFVFGNAAAFFQDCQIIVKRRQAPIEKDKQNYMTAHGRTDPAQTTGYVFYNCLINGTEEYMKLYHGPSKPQNHSNYLGRPWKEYARTVYIQSSLQDLVSPQGWVPWNSGDFALKTLYFGEFQNSGPGFTPPRRINWSNQIPAEQIQTYSVENFIQGDLWIPSS